A stretch of Clostridia bacterium DNA encodes these proteins:
- a CDS encoding AIM24 family protein, producing the protein MFKIRNFEDNDDVKIVEELGAFKVVEYERDLSVDHLTAQAAYYASEMNVRRRQLVGDVSLSNITVQAGAMQWTVGDVKATTGIRGVGDLIGKAFRGKVTNESAIKPEYIGSGKLVLEPTYKYILLIDVDDWNGSIVIEDGLFLACDSELKHKAVMRSNLSSAALGGEGLFNLGFSGGGVVALESYVPREELIEIELTDDELKIDGNMAIAWSGSLGFTVERAGKTLVGSAASGEGFVNVYRGTGKILMAPVLR; encoded by the coding sequence ATGTTTAAAATTAGGAATTTTGAAGACAATGATGATGTGAAAATTGTTGAAGAACTAGGTGCTTTTAAAGTAGTGGAGTACGAAAGAGATTTAAGTGTAGATCACTTAACCGCCCAAGCCGCATATTATGCTTCGGAAATGAATGTAAGGAGAAGACAACTGGTTGGCGATGTTAGTCTTTCCAACATTACTGTTCAGGCTGGAGCTATGCAATGGACTGTCGGTGACGTAAAAGCCACAACTGGCATAAGAGGAGTAGGAGATTTAATTGGAAAGGCTTTTAGAGGAAAGGTTACAAATGAATCTGCAATAAAGCCCGAATACATTGGTAGTGGTAAACTCGTATTAGAGCCAACATATAAGTATATTTTGCTAATTGATGTTGATGACTGGAACGGTTCAATAGTAATTGAAGATGGCTTATTTCTTGCTTGCGATTCAGAGTTGAAGCACAAAGCTGTTATGAGATCTAATCTTTCCTCTGCTGCGTTGGGTGGAGAAGGATTATTTAACCTTGGGTTTTCTGGTGGTGGAGTTGTAGCACTTGAATCTTATGTGCCAAGAGAAGAACTAATAGAAATAGAATTGACTGATGATGAGTTGAAAATTGATGGGAATATGGCGATTGCTTGGTCTGGTAGCTTAGGTTTCACAGTAGAAAGAGCAGGAAAAACACTTGTGGGTTCGGCCGCTTCAGGGGAAGGTTTTGTTAATGTATATCGAGGAACAGGAAAAATTTTGATGGCACCAGTTCTACGTTAA
- a CDS encoding ferrous iron transport protein A, with the protein MMGLTKGKVNTTYVIGAIKTNQEDMRDFLFTLGCYPGEEVTIISKLAGNYIINIKDARYSIDESLANSIFV; encoded by the coding sequence ATGATGGGTCTTACAAAAGGAAAGGTGAACACCACCTATGTTATTGGAGCAATCAAAACGAATCAAGAGGATATGCGCGACTTTCTATTCACACTTGGATGCTATCCTGGCGAAGAAGTCACAATCATCTCCAAACTCGCAGGCAATTACATCATTAATATAAAAGATGCGAGATACAGCATTGATGAAAGCCTTGCGAATTCAATTTTTGTATAG